A single region of the Candidatus Poribacteria bacterium genome encodes:
- a CDS encoding rhodanese-like domain-containing protein — MPLKTLEQLVTEAKANVGHISPDELTEVTDTIILLDVRDEPDYDEEHLPNAVSLPRGYLELDIDEIASDADTHIVTYCGGGTRATLSAHTLKNMGYENVSVLTGGFRGWKAEGLPTEKSDE, encoded by the coding sequence ATGCCACTGAAAACCCTTGAACAATTAGTTACCGAAGCGAAAGCAAACGTTGGACACATATCGCCCGACGAACTCACAGAGGTTACAGACACAATCATCCTCTTAGATGTTCGGGACGAGCCCGACTACGACGAGGAACATCTACCGAATGCCGTTTCACTGCCACGCGGCTATCTCGAACTTGATATTGATGAGATCGCCTCTGACGCAGACACACACATCGTTACCTATTGCGGTGGTGGTACCCGTGCGACACTCTCCGCACACACGTTAAAAAACATGGGTTATGAAAACGTCTCAGTTCTCACTGGCGGTTTCCGGGGCTGGAAAGCTGAGGGACTCCCCACCGAAAAGTCTGATGAATAA
- a CDS encoding Gfo/Idh/MocA family oxidoreductase: protein MQQDGKYGVLLLGGHRTHQENYASNFAQDARCRLVAFADEPDAPTERIELARSLAESMDLPFIDIDAALAREDVHIVSLCTDVERRGRIGAKCAEAGKHVYLDKPMALNPEDTKGIIAAVAKSGVRTQMFSNIHSTWARTVQQALASGHIGELQAIHCDVLFSKGHPGTAPVGEKRVQNSTLERYSFVEAKPEMFDVGVYAVSMVNWLTQKRVQRVFGGTANYFFKEHRDCGLEDFGALVLTLEDGITATIVGGRYGWQSHAQGGIRKVHLVGTEATMTFDASANRLEVFAAEPAFEPPTPHPLDPMGMWSSTQAEIKMQPKQQWIDVGSGDDGQREFSAFIDCIENGVESEMNAEFAAHSVEIICAGYRSAASGEIINL, encoded by the coding sequence ATGCAACAAGATGGAAAATATGGAGTTCTTTTGCTCGGTGGGCATCGTACGCATCAAGAGAATTACGCCTCAAACTTTGCACAGGATGCGCGTTGTCGGTTAGTGGCGTTCGCTGATGAACCGGACGCACCGACCGAACGAATTGAATTGGCACGTTCACTGGCTGAATCAATGGATTTGCCATTCATAGATATCGACGCAGCCTTGGCGCGCGAAGATGTGCATATTGTGAGTCTCTGTACAGATGTGGAACGTCGCGGACGTATAGGTGCAAAATGCGCTGAGGCGGGAAAACACGTCTATCTCGATAAACCGATGGCACTTAATCCAGAAGATACGAAAGGGATCATCGCTGCAGTAGCAAAAAGCGGTGTCCGAACCCAGATGTTTAGCAATATTCATAGCACTTGGGCACGCACCGTTCAGCAGGCATTGGCGAGTGGACATATCGGCGAACTTCAGGCGATTCATTGCGACGTGCTCTTCTCCAAAGGACATCCCGGCACCGCACCCGTCGGCGAGAAAAGAGTCCAAAACTCCACGCTGGAACGTTACAGTTTCGTTGAAGCCAAACCTGAGATGTTCGATGTCGGTGTCTATGCCGTGTCAATGGTGAATTGGTTGACCCAGAAACGCGTGCAGCGTGTTTTCGGTGGAACGGCGAACTATTTCTTCAAAGAGCATCGCGACTGTGGACTTGAAGACTTCGGTGCTTTAGTCCTGACATTGGAAGATGGGATTACAGCGACAATTGTGGGTGGACGCTACGGGTGGCAGAGCCACGCCCAAGGTGGCATTCGGAAGGTGCATCTCGTCGGTACTGAGGCGACCATGACCTTTGACGCGTCAGCGAACCGTTTGGAAGTTTTTGCCGCGGAACCGGCGTTTGAACCGCCGACCCCACATCCGCTGGATCCGATGGGAATGTGGAGCAGCACGCAAGCAGAGATCAAGATGCAACCGAAGCAACAATGGATAGATGTCGGTAGTGGAGACGATGGACAGCGAGAATTTAGTGCGTTTATAGATTGTATTGAGAACGGTGTAGAGAGTGAGATGAACGCTGAATTTGCGGCGCATTCCGTGGAGATTATCTGCGCGGGGTATCGTTCAGCGGCAAGTGGCGAGATTATCAACCTGTAG
- a CDS encoding XamI family restriction endonuclease, which produces MGVNKNKPDRWKTDIAQSVDFYNDWFLRSAPQVFKETRLKTSTQVEQVLKLTANFTRLNSEVLQEYPTILPVLRMATCPPIARDRLIGLAGVPRNLVKSMEDNERVPPLMKPLQLQENLKQIEKVIRNLLDSDIFVWLDRGDEGKIEEIRRAATIIADRLCGAEANPILRNAQEKRQLMSIQRWLQERGYMFDERVGSRKFDELSPGTFVFHLNVPVRRATTNREIKMPIDVVIMPLKAQLSDFPLLIEAKSAGDFTNTNKRRKEEATKVSQLRSTYGDSIRFILFLSGYFDSNYLEYEADEGID; this is translated from the coding sequence TTGGGAGTTAATAAAAATAAACCAGATAGATGGAAAACAGATATTGCACAGTCTGTTGATTTCTACAATGACTGGTTTTTGCGATCTGCACCGCAGGTTTTCAAGGAAACACGTCTGAAAACTAGCACACAGGTTGAGCAAGTACTGAAGTTAACAGCCAACTTCACACGACTAAATTCTGAAGTTTTACAGGAATACCCGACTATTCTGCCTGTACTGCGAATGGCAACTTGTCCACCAATAGCAAGGGATAGATTAATAGGACTCGCTGGAGTCCCACGAAATCTTGTGAAATCTATGGAAGATAATGAACGTGTGCCACCGCTTATGAAACCTTTGCAACTTCAAGAAAACTTGAAGCAGATTGAAAAGGTTATCCGGAACTTACTTGACTCTGATATTTTCGTTTGGCTTGATCGAGGCGATGAGGGGAAAATAGAAGAAATTCGCCGTGCTGCAACGATTATTGCCGATAGACTTTGTGGTGCTGAGGCGAATCCGATTCTTAGAAATGCTCAAGAAAAGCGTCAATTAATGTCTATCCAGCGTTGGCTCCAAGAACGTGGTTACATGTTTGACGAAAGGGTTGGTAGCAGAAAATTTGATGAACTTTCTCCTGGCACATTTGTGTTTCATCTCAACGTTCCAGTACGCCGGGCAACTACAAATAGGGAAATAAAAATGCCTATTGATGTTGTTATTATGCCCCTTAAAGCACAGTTAAGTGATTTTCCGTTGTTGATTGAGGCAAAGTCAGCAGGCGACTTCACTAATACGAATAAACGCAGAAAAGAGGAGGCAACCAAGGTTTCCCAATTGCGCAGCACCTATGGTGACAGTATACGTTTCATACTTTTCTTATCTGGTTATTTCGACAGTAATTATCTTGAATATGAGGCGGATGAGGGCATAGACTGA
- a CDS encoding N-6 DNA methylase yields the protein MSVDKRLAKIHRIESERLKLQAQLNIKKSQEKRNKLGQFATPPKLAMDIMEVSKELIGPSKGIRFLDPAFGTGAFYFSFLKCFSDLHLNWARGYEIDPHCGNETVKLWNNTGLDLKIADFTKSNPPSFQQDKANFLICNPPYSRHHHLPSDEKLRLQKLANQITSIKVSQLSGLYCYFMLISHSWLADNGLACWLVPSEFMDVNYGQQLKEYLTTHVTLLRVHRFSPKELQFGDALVSSSVIWFRKTKPSTGYEVDFTYGGTITEPEKRCVLSIDSLRDMRKWNHLSNIVRTSNANTTGKSEGAKLSDFFHVKRGLVTGANKFFILSPAQISEYNLPTEFLTPVLPSPRYLLSDEIQADDAENPILKQALFLLNCSLPEHIIQRNYPSLWEYLQSGTRMGIHERYLCRHRSPWYLQEKRKPSLFLCTYMGRESVKNPKPFRFILNHSKAVAANGYLMLYPTPRLEKAFRTDPELIHTTWEALNAITSQDLVSEARVYGDGLYKLEPKELANVSVGDIFSARLSLEKHLTAQQMEFTWH from the coding sequence ATGTCTGTAGACAAACGACTTGCAAAAATTCATCGAATTGAGTCAGAACGTTTAAAACTTCAGGCTCAATTAAATATAAAAAAATCCCAAGAAAAACGCAATAAATTAGGTCAATTTGCGACCCCACCAAAACTGGCGATGGACATTATGGAAGTGTCAAAAGAATTAATTGGACCTTCCAAAGGAATTCGTTTTCTTGACCCAGCGTTTGGGACCGGAGCATTCTATTTTTCTTTCTTGAAATGTTTTTCGGATTTACACCTCAATTGGGCACGAGGGTATGAAATAGATCCTCACTGTGGAAACGAGACGGTCAAGCTATGGAATAATACCGGACTTGACCTAAAAATCGCTGATTTTACGAAATCTAATCCACCAAGTTTTCAACAAGATAAAGCCAACTTTCTAATTTGTAACCCACCTTATTCCAGGCATCATCATTTACCCTCTGATGAGAAGTTAAGGTTACAGAAACTCGCCAACCAAATAACAAGTATTAAGGTAAGTCAGTTGTCAGGTTTATACTGCTACTTCATGCTTATTTCACATAGTTGGTTGGCAGATAATGGCTTGGCCTGTTGGCTTGTGCCAAGCGAGTTTATGGATGTAAACTATGGTCAGCAACTAAAGGAATATCTAACAACTCATGTAACTTTATTGCGTGTTCACCGCTTTTCACCTAAGGAACTACAGTTTGGAGACGCTCTTGTTTCTTCATCTGTAATTTGGTTTAGAAAGACCAAACCGTCAACGGGTTATGAAGTTGACTTCACTTATGGCGGGACAATAACGGAACCAGAAAAGCGTTGTGTTTTGTCTATTGACTCGCTGCGAGATATGAGAAAGTGGAATCATCTCTCAAACATTGTGAGAACTTCTAATGCTAACACGACAGGTAAGTCTGAGGGAGCCAAATTATCGGACTTTTTTCATGTGAAACGTGGTTTAGTAACAGGTGCGAACAAGTTTTTTATACTTTCCCCCGCCCAGATTTCTGAATATAATCTACCGACTGAGTTTCTAACGCCAGTATTACCAAGTCCGCGATACTTATTATCCGATGAAATTCAGGCTGATGATGCAGAAAACCCCATCCTGAAACAGGCTCTGTTTTTGTTAAATTGTTCCTTACCGGAGCACATCATTCAACGTAATTATCCATCACTTTGGGAATATCTACAATCGGGAACTCGGATGGGAATTCATGAGCGTTATCTCTGTCGGCATCGTTCACCATGGTACCTGCAAGAGAAGCGCAAACCGAGTTTGTTTCTCTGCACATACATGGGACGGGAATCTGTTAAAAATCCAAAACCCTTCCGCTTTATTTTAAACCATTCTAAAGCAGTCGCTGCCAACGGATATTTAATGTTATATCCGACTCCTCGTTTGGAAAAGGCATTTAGAACAGATCCGGAACTAATTCATACAACGTGGGAAGCTTTAAACGCAATTACATCACAGGATTTAGTAAGTGAAGCACGGGTTTACGGCGATGGACTCTATAAACTTGAGCCAAAAGAATTAGCTAACGTTTCTGTTGGTGATATATTCTCAGCACGATTAAGTTTGGAGAAACATCTCACAGCACAGCAGATGGAATTCACATGGCACTAA
- a CDS encoding ATP-binding protein gives MLINSGTSRSLVLSGNIHDLFFRREEDDMDYIPLVPFLSRSWDIPGFILIVYELNGPIRFAQETEREKVKQAFNLWRGTTEPDLDINTSAGTPGATQASTSSRRTPPIYLDAVPEPPDASFSQYMNDAIGSPTLALELLRQFCLLSRSTNAQGEKLLPEKLIILIEAADMLLPEGEIRSLSQPDRHRVSIVQDWISDSNFMNGNDTVVFIAESPSLVNSRIIRLPQVVTVEIPAPGMAERQHFISWFNNTPKLIEKPLNLWGSQAQLAMLTAGLSLQALRQMLLSSCYSGEKLQPEDVIEKVSEFIQAQLGEDVVEFKKPAHSLKDIVGNQKLVDFLKTHLIRRITSTGSDAIPGMSVCGPIGSGKTFIFEGLAGELDIPVLVLKNIRSMWFGQTDVIFERLRRLLMALVKVLIFVDEADTQFGGVGQDAHSTERRLTGKIQAMMSDPQLRGNITWLLMTARIYNLSPDLRREGRVGDIVVPVLDPSGEDREAFLRWTIAKVFRGSLPDDAVERLLKVTEAYSAASFASLRSDLEAASLLKKDSETTGKLTLDEIIAVAEDRILPNIGPIRQYQTLQALLNCTRKSLLPGDYSPEIRDSWVKQIAQLEAIGIRG, from the coding sequence ATGCTCATTAATTCAGGAACGTCTCGTAGTCTCGTCCTGTCCGGAAATATCCATGATCTCTTCTTTAGACGCGAAGAAGATGATATGGATTATATTCCACTTGTCCCCTTTTTAAGCCGCAGTTGGGACATACCCGGGTTTATCCTAATCGTTTATGAACTCAATGGCCCCATAAGATTCGCACAAGAAACGGAACGCGAAAAGGTTAAACAAGCGTTCAACCTATGGCGCGGCACAACTGAGCCAGATCTTGATATAAATACGAGTGCTGGTACACCGGGGGCTACACAGGCATCGACCTCCTCTCGAAGGACACCTCCGATATACCTTGATGCCGTTCCAGAGCCACCCGATGCCTCTTTCTCGCAGTACATGAACGATGCTATCGGCAGCCCGACGTTAGCACTTGAACTCCTTCGGCAGTTTTGCCTGCTCTCCCGAAGCACAAACGCACAAGGCGAAAAACTGCTGCCCGAAAAACTGATTATCCTGATAGAAGCGGCGGACATGTTGCTCCCGGAAGGCGAAATTCGGAGTCTGTCCCAGCCAGACAGACACCGCGTCAGCATCGTTCAAGACTGGATCTCCGATTCCAATTTCATGAACGGCAATGATACCGTCGTCTTTATCGCGGAATCTCCAAGTCTCGTGAACTCTCGAATTATTAGGTTGCCGCAGGTTGTTACTGTTGAAATCCCAGCCCCGGGGATGGCAGAACGCCAGCACTTTATTTCATGGTTTAATAACACGCCGAAACTCATAGAAAAGCCTTTAAACCTTTGGGGTTCACAAGCACAACTCGCCATGCTCACTGCGGGGTTATCATTACAAGCACTCCGCCAGATGTTGCTCTCTTCCTGCTACTCCGGTGAAAAACTTCAACCTGAGGATGTTATTGAGAAAGTCTCTGAATTTATCCAAGCACAATTAGGTGAAGATGTTGTAGAGTTCAAAAAACCGGCGCACAGTCTAAAGGACATCGTTGGTAACCAAAAACTGGTGGATTTTCTCAAGACGCACCTGATCCGGCGTATTACTTCAACCGGTTCCGACGCAATTCCAGGGATGAGTGTCTGTGGTCCTATCGGGAGTGGAAAAACTTTTATTTTTGAGGGACTCGCCGGGGAACTCGATATCCCTGTCCTCGTCCTCAAGAACATCCGGAGCATGTGGTTCGGACAGACAGATGTCATTTTTGAACGGCTCCGGCGATTGCTGATGGCACTCGTGAAGGTGTTGATCTTCGTTGATGAGGCGGATACGCAATTCGGTGGTGTCGGGCAGGATGCACACAGTACAGAGCGGCGTTTGACTGGGAAAATACAGGCGATGATGTCAGACCCGCAGCTGCGTGGTAATATCACATGGCTTCTGATGACTGCCCGCATCTACAATCTATCTCCTGACCTGCGACGCGAGGGTAGGGTCGGAGATATAGTGGTTCCAGTGCTTGATCCAAGTGGCGAAGACCGTGAGGCTTTCCTCCGCTGGACGATTGCCAAAGTTTTCCGCGGTTCCCTCCCGGACGATGCAGTTGAACGGCTCTTAAAAGTAACTGAGGCCTACTCTGCAGCGAGTTTCGCATCACTACGTTCTGATCTTGAAGCCGCCAGTTTGCTCAAGAAAGATTCGGAAACAACGGGTAAACTCACATTAGATGAAATTATTGCTGTCGCCGAAGATCGAATCCTTCCCAATATCGGACCCATAAGACAGTATCAAACCTTACAGGCACTTCTCAATTGCACACGTAAATCGCTACTCCCTGGCGACTACTCTCCAGAAATTCGAGACTCTTGGGTGAAGCAGATTGCTCAACTTGAAGCGATAGGTATTAGAGGGTAG